Proteins encoded by one window of Lathyrus oleraceus cultivar Zhongwan6 chromosome 1, CAAS_Psat_ZW6_1.0, whole genome shotgun sequence:
- the LOC127127885 gene encoding 2-methylene-furan-3-one reductase yields the protein MLILITLKSVYKIVNIHIPSSSLVPISHSLSFSTLNMATEASSTDPTNITIPSHTKAWFYSQHGKPLDILKLHPNWPIPQLKHDQLLIKVVAASINPVDYKRMHALFKDSDPHLPIVPGFDVAGIVIKVGSEVVRFKVGDEVYGDINEEGLSNLKSLGTLSEYTIAEERLLAHKPKNLSFIEAASVPLAMETAYEGLERADFSAGKSILVLGGAGGVGSFAIQLAKHVYGASKIAATSSTGKLQFLRNLGVDLPIDYTKENFEDLPEKFDVIYDAVGQVDRAVKAIKEGGKIVSIAPPGFPPAIFFVLTSKGSILEKLRPYFESGQLKPVLDPKTPVPFSDVIEAFSYLETSRAVGKIVIYPIP from the exons ATGCTTATATTAATAACCTTAAAATCAGTCTATAAAATTGTCAATATTCATATTCCATCTTCATCACTTGTACCTATAAGCCACTCTCTTTCCTTTTCCACTCTCAATATGGCAACAGAAGCTTCAAGCACTGATCCTACTAATATCACAATTCCATCTCATACAAAAGCTTGGTTCTACTCACAACATGGAAAACCATTAGATATTCTAAAGTTACATCCTAATTGGCCTATACCACAACTCAAACATGATCAACTTCTCATTAAGGTTGTCGCTGCTTCCATTAATCCTGTTGATTACAAGAGGATGCATGCTTTGTTCAAGGACTCTGACCCTCATCTTCCT ATTGTACCAGGCTTTGATGTTGCTGGCATAGTAATCAAAGTGGGAAGTGAAGTGGTGAGATTTAAGGTTGGAGATGAAGTATATGGTGATATTAATGAAGAAGGACTTTCAAACCTAAAGAGTCTTGGAACTTTGTCTGAGTATACAATAGCTGAAGAGAGGTTATTGGCTCATAAGCCAAAGAATCTAAGCTTCATTGAAGCTGCTAGTGTTCCTTTAGCTATGGAGACTGCTTATGAAGGACTTGAGAGAGCTGACTTTTCTGCTGGAAAATCTATTCTTGTTCTGGGAGGTGCTGGTGGAGTTGGAAGTTTTGCTATTCAG CTTGCCAAGCATGTTTATGGTGCATCTAAGATAGCAGCAACTTCTAGCACCGGAAAACTCCAATTTTTGAGGAATTTGGGAGTTGATTTGCCTATTGATTATACAAAGGAGAACTTTGAAGATCTTCCAGAAAAGTTTGATGTAATTTATGATGCAGTAG GACAAGTTGATAGAGCTGTGAAGGCTATTAAGGAAGGTGGAAAAATTGTGTCAATAGCACCTCCTGGATTTCCACCAGCTATTTTCTTTGTGCTTACTTCTAAAGGATCTATCTTAGAGAAGTTAAGACCTTACTTTGAAAGTGGTCAATTGAAACCAGTTCTTGACCCTAAAACTCCAGTGCCATTTTCTGATGTCATTGAAGCTTTTTCCTACTTGGAAACCTCAAGAGCAGTTGGAAAAATTGTCATTTATCCCATACCCTAA